TGGAGGCCATGCTCCAGGAAGGCACGGGGGCGGACGCGTCGGTACCCGAACAGCGCTCACGCGGCCGGGGCGCACACCGGGCGACGTCGCTGGGCAAGCTCCGCCCGCGCTCGCGGCTGACCAAGGGTCTCGCCGCCGGCGGGCTCAGCGTCGGCGTGGCCGCGGGAGCCTTCGGCGGAGTCGCCGCCGCCAGTTCCAACGCCCTGCCCGGTGACTCCCTCTACGGCCTCAAACGCGGGATCGAGGACTTCAAGCTCAACTATCTGACCGACGGCGACGACGCCCGCGGCCAGACCTACCTCGACCAGGCCTCCACCCGGCTCAACGAGGCCCGCCGGCTGCTGGAGCGCGGCCGCGGCGGCCACCTCGACCACGAGTCCATCGGCGAGATCCGCCGCACGCTCTCCGGCATGCAGCACGACGTCACCGAGGGCCACCGCCTGCTCCACGAGGCGTACGAGGCCGACCCGAACTCCCTCGGCCCGATCCAGGCGCTGTCCACGTTCTCCCGCTCCCACCGCCAGGCCTGGAGCGCGCTCAGCGACAAGCTGCCGGTGCAGCTCGGGGACGTCAAACAGCAGGTGTCGTCGGTGTTCGACGCCATAGACCAGGAGGTCGCCCCGCTGCAGTCCCTGCTGCCGCAGCCGCCCGCCCAGGGCGGCGACGACAAGCAGCCGGGCTCCGGCCCGTCGTCCTCGGGCTCCTCCGGCGGCCACCGCTCGACCGCGCCCAGCTCCTCCGGCTCCACCCCGTCCTCCGGCAGGCACGCACGCACCGGCGACCCCAGCGGCACGGCCACCGGCAGCAGCGGCGAGGGCCTGCTCGGCGGCGACACGGGGGGCCTGCTGGAGCCGCCCAAGACCAGCACGGGCAGCAGCGCCCCGTCCACGAGCAAACCGCCGGCCACCGCCCCCGACGTCACCCTCCCCCCGCTCCTCCCCGGCCTCCTGCCGGGCCTGGGCATCGAGGGCCAGGACGCACACTGACGCCGGACCGGTCACGGCAGCGGGGGCGCCCCATCCGAGCGGGGCGCCCCCGCTGCCGTACACGGGCACTTGCGTGGCTCAACGGCACGTCTCAGAAGAACACCGACCTCCGCTGCACCAGCAGCTTGGCCCCTCCCGTCTGCCGCCCTCGCACCGCTCCGCGGGCTTCGCACGGCTGCGCCGGACTCCGTCCGCCGACCCCCTCCCCGGCACGTCTCAGAAGAACACCGACCTCCGCTGCACCAGCAGCTTGTACAGCGTGTGCTGGATCTGCTCCCGTACCTGATCGGTCAGGTTGAACATCAGCATCGGGTCCTCGGCCGCCTCCGGCGGATACCCGTCGGTCGGGATCGGCTCGCCGAACTGGATCGTCCACTTGGTCGGCAAGGGGATCGCCCCGAGCGGTCCGAGCCACGGGAACGTCGGCGTCAGCGGGAAGTACGGGAAGCCCAGAACCCGTGCCAGCGTCTTCGCGTTGCCGATCATGGGGTAGATCTCCTCCGCCCCCACGATCGAGCACGGGATGATCGGCACGCCCTGCCGCAGCGCGGTCGACACGAAGCCGCCCCGCCCGAACCGCTGCAGCTTGTACCGCTCGCTGAAAGGTTTCCCGATGCCCTTGAACCCCTCGGGCATCACCCCGACCAGCTCGCCCTGGGCCAGCAGCCGCTCGGCGTCCTCCGCGCAGGCGAGGGTGTGCCCCAGCTTGCGCGCCAGCTCGTTGACCACCGGCAGCACGAACACCAAGTCGGCCGCCAGCAGCCGCAGATGACGGTCGGCCGGATGGTGGTCGTGCACGGCGACCTGCATCATCAGCCCGTCCAGCGGCAGCGTCCCGGAGTGGTTCGCGACGATCAGCGCCCCGCCGTCCGCCGGGATGTTCTCGATGCCCTTCACGTCGACCCGGAAGTACTTCTCGTACACCGGCCGCAGCAGCGACATCAGGACCTGGTCGGTCAGCTCCGCGTCGTAACCGAAGTCGTCGACGTCGTAGTCCCCGGTCAGCCGGCGCCGCAGAAAGGCCAGCCCGGCCGCCACCCGGCGCTCCAGGCCGCCGCCCTGCCCGGCGCCGCCCGGCCGCTCCTGCGGCTCCCCAGGACCCTCCTCGCGGCTCACGGGCCCATCCTCCCGCACACCGCCCCGGCCCGGCAGGGGCTGGACCTCGCCCATCTCCCCGGTCTCGGCGAGCCCACCGCGCCGGCTGCCCGCGCTCCGGCGCCGCGCCGGGCGCTGCACGGCGCTTCCCCGTGACCGGTCGTCGTCGAACGGAATGACCTTGGCGTCCGCCATCGTTGCTGCGCTCCTCAGTTGGCGCTGTGCGTCTGCGGGTGGCCGCCCGCCTTCGCGGCGAGAGCGGCGATCCGGTCGACGGCCCCCGCGAGGGCCTGAGGCGGCACCAGGCCGGGGCCCTGGCCGCGGGCGAAGTCCGCGAACGTCTCCGCCGTCGTGTACTTGGGCGTGAAGCCCAGCGTCTCGCGCATCTGGACCGTGTCCACCACCCGCCCGTGGGTGAGCAGCCGGATCTGTTCCGGCGAGAAGTCCGTCATACCGAGCGTACGCACCAGCGAACCCGCCCAGGTGACCGCGGGCAGCAGCAGCGGCACCGTCGGCCGCCCGAGCCGCCGCGAGCACTGCGAGAGCAGCAGCACCCCGTCACCGGCGATGTTGAACGTGCCGCTGTTGAGGGTGCCCCGGCGCGGCTCGTGCGAGGCGATCCTGAGCACCTCGATGACGTCGTCCTCGTGCACGAACTGCAGCCGCGGGTCGTAGCCGAACACGGTCGGCAGCACCGGCAGCGCGAAGTAGGAGGCGAGCGGCGTGTCGGCGCTCGGCCCGAGGATGTTGGCGAACCGCAGCACACACACGGCCACGTCCGGCCGCCGCCGGGCGAAGCCGCGCACATAGCCCTCGACCTCGACGGCGTCCTTCGCGAAGCCCCCGCTCGGCAGCGACTTCGGCGGGGTCGTCTCGGTGAACACGGCCGGATCGCGCGGCGCCGAGCCGTAGACGTTGGTGCTGGACTTCACCACCAGCCGCTTCACGGTGGGCGACTTCTGGCAGGCGCCGAGCAGCTGCATGGTGCCGATGACGTTGGTCTCCTTGACGGTGGCGCGGTTCCCGCTGCCCAGCGCCGTGCCCGTCACGTCCATGTGGACGACCGTGTCCGCACCCGTCTCGGCGAGCACCCGGGCGATCCCCGGCTGCCGGATGTCGGCCTGGATGAAGTCCGCCCCGCCCAGATGGTGCGCCGGCGGCACCGCGTCCACGGCGATCACCCGGGCGACCTCCGGGTCCCGCTGGATCCGCCGTACGAACCGGCCGCCCAGCTGCCGGGCCACCCCGGTGACGAGCACGACCTTTCCCAAGATCAGCGCCTTCCCTCGTACGTGATGCGTACGGCCAACCTAGCGGGTGGACGTTGCGCTGTGATGACCGCCCGATGCACGAAGTGACGGAAATTCACTCATCGGAGGATGACGAGTACCCCGGGATACGGCTGTGGCCCCCCACCGATGTGGATGGGGGGCCACAGGGACACGCTCTCGCGACGCCGCTTACTTCTTGTTGCGACGCTGAACGCGCGTGCGCTTGAGCAGCTTGCGGTGCTTCTTCTTGGCCATCCGCTTGCGCCGCTTCTTGATAACAGAGCCCACGACTACCCTCGCTCACTTCTCATCACTCGGTTGTTTGGGCGCCATGGGCCCACACGACCTACGAGGGGCTAGCCTACCCAACCGAGCGCCAAGGTCGTAATCGAGGGGGGCGCCCCGGGTCACCCCGGGGTCACCCTGCAGTTGCCGTCAGGCTGTCTCCACCCCCACATAGCTGTCACGGAGGTACTCGTGTACCGCCTGTTCCGGGACGCGGAAGGACCGCCCCACCCGGATCGCGGGCAGATGACCGCTGTGCACCAGCCGGTACACGGTCATCTTGGACACTCGCATCACCGAGGCGACCTCCGCCACGGTAAGGAACTGAACCTCGTTCAGAGGCCTCTCGCCAGCTGCAGCCATGACACACCTGAACCTTCCGCACTCGACGGCCACCGGCTTCCCCTTCCGGTGACTCTTCGTCGCTGCGTGCTCACTCCCCAATGTAGGGGCGGGTGATGCAAGTGGGGAAGAGGTGCACCCATCGCAGGCCTACTGTGACAGACACGCTCGTTTGAGTACGTAGCGGGTGAGCGGCCCGTAGTACTCGGATCGCACGCCGTCATCAACCGGAACGACGACGGACACGCGCCCCTCCGCCTCCCCCACGAACAGCGCCGGATCGTCGGTGTCGGCGAGCCCGATGGCCTCGAACCCCAGCTGACCAGCACCGCAGACCCAGCCGTGATCACCGACGACCAGCTCCGGCAACGGCCCTCCGCCCTCCGCGGCGGCCTCCAGCACGACCCGAACCGGGAGCGGTGAATGGCAGTGCACGCCCGGCTCACAACCGGGGCGCCCGCCGCCGGTTTCCCGCACCAGCCCGACTCCGCGTGCGTAGTCCAGTGCGCACGTGCGTAGGCCGAACCGGGTCAATATGTCGACACAGCGACCCTGCGCGGGGGTGAGCACGTCACACCCCGCCGCCGACAGCGCGTCCGCCAGGCCGGCGTAGAACCCGAGCAGCGGCCGCGGATGCCCGGTCCCGAACAGCACCGGCCCGCCCCGCCTCGCGACCTCACCGATCCGCGCCGCGAAGGCGTCCAGCGCCGCGAGCGTACGCTCCGGGTCGATCACGTCCGGACCCGACGTGTGCCGGGGATCGGCCGAGACCCCGCACTTCTCCGCCATCAGCTCCAGCAAGTTCCGCTGTCCCCAGGCCCCTTCGGGATCGATCCCGATCAGCACCCGGGGGTCCCGGGCGGCGAACAGCCGATAACTCCGCAGACTGTCCTCCCGGGAGGTCCCCACCTCCCCGGCAAGCCGGACAGCCAGCAGATGCGCGCGTAAAGCTCCGCCGGTCACCACGGAAGCGATGGTGCCGCACCGAAGGGCGGAGGCGGGGCGGGAACGGGGCAAGTCCGCACGGTTGGCCTACGCGCCGACGCCTCCCGGCACGCTACGGCCCTCGTGGCGGCCTTCCGGCTGTCTTCAGGGAAGAAGCCCCCGCAAGGGAAACACCGCCCCGCGAGTGGCCCGTACCGCCTGGTCGACCCGGTCCGCGGGGTCGTAACCCGCCTCCCACGGGGCCCAGCTCACCGGCCACCGCCCGTCGGTCATCCGCTGCGGCCCCAGCTGCCGGGTGCGGGCGAACACCTCCTGCCGCCACCCTTCCGGGATCACCGTCTCCGGAGCGATCGGCCGCCCCGCCGCGATCCCCACCAGATGCGTCCAGGACCGCGGGACGACGTCGACCACCGCGTACCCGCCGCCGCCGAGCGCCACCCACTTGCCCCCGGCGTACTCGTGCGCCAGCTCATGGCACGCCACCTGCACCGTCCGCTGCGCGTCCAGCGACACGGCGAGATGCGCGAGCGGATCCTCGAAGTGCGTGTCGGCCCCGTGCTGCGACACCAGCACCTGCGGCCGGAAGTCCGCGAGCAGTTCCGGCACCACCGCGTGGAACGCCCGCACCCACCCCGCGTCCCCGGTGCCCGCCGGCAGCGCCACGTTCACCGCGGCCCCCTCCCCCGCCCCGGCCCCGGTCTCCTCGGGCCACCCGGTCTGCGGGAACAACGTACGGGGATGCTCGTGCAGCGAGATCGTCAGGACCCGCGGGTCCTCCCAGAACGCCGCCTGCACCCCGTCCCCGTGGTGCACGTCGACGTCCACGTAGGCGACCCGCTCGGCCCCCAGCTCCAGCAGCCGCGCGATGGCCAGCGAGGCGTCGTTGTAGACGCAGAACCCCGACGCCCCGCCCGGCATCGCATGGTGCAGACCGCCCGCGAAGTTCACGGCGTGATCGGCGTCCCCGCGCCACACCGCCTCCGCCGCCCCCACCGACTGCCCGGCGATCAGCGCGGACACCTCGTGCATCCCGGCGAAGGCGGGGTCGTCGATCGTCCCCAGCCCGTACGACCCGTCCGCCGCCGCCGGATCCGCCGACGCGGCCTTCACGGCGTCGATGTAGTCCTCCCGGTGGACCAGCCGCAGCGTCGACTCCCCGGCCGGCTTGGCCGCGACGACCTCCATCTCCCGGTCGAGCCCGAAGGCGCCCACCAGTTTCCGGGTCAGTGCCAGCCGGACCGGATCCATCGGATGGTCCGGGCCGAAGTCATAGCCCGTTACTGCCTCGTCCCACATCAGCTGTGCGCGGCCGCTCATGCCCGCCACCGTATCGGTCCGGTTGAGCGGCGAACGACCTGGCGTACACCAACGTCACCAGCACCAACACCATCGGCACCAGCATGGCCCCCCGATAGCTCCAGGCGCCCCCCAGCGCCCCCACCAACGGCGAACCGATCAGAAAACCCACGTAATTGAAGATGTTCAGCCGCGCGATGGCCGCGTCCGAAGCCCCGGGGCCGTGATGGTCAAAAGCGTGCCGCCCCGCCGCGGCGAACGTCTGCGGCACCAGCACGCACAGCCCGAGGCCCACCAGCGTGAACCCGAGCATCCCCGCCCACGCCCCGGGCGCCGAGGCCACCACCGCGAACCCGCCGGCCGCCACCAGCGTCCCGAGCCGTACGACCGCCACGGCCCCGAACCGCCGCACCCCGAAGTCCCCGATGGCCCGCCCGAGCAGCGTGGTCACCATGTACACGTTGTACGGCACCGTCGCCAGCTGCTCCGAGCTGCCCAGGACGTCCTTCAGATACTTCGCGCTCCAGTTGGAGACGGTCGAGTCCCCGATGTAGGCGAAGGTCATCACCAGGCACAGCGGAAGCAGCAGCTTGAAGACGACGCCTCCCCCGTCGGCGCCCCGCTCCTCCACGGGCGCCGGATCCCCGTCGACGTACCACCGGCTGCCCACGAGCGCCGCCGGCAGCAGGACGGCCACCACCGGCAGGTACGACACCCACAGCGCGAGATGCCAGTGCGCGCCCACCCAGGCCAGCGAGGCGCCGAGGATCCCGCCCAGGCTGTACGCGGCGTGGAAGCTGAGCATGATGCTGCGCCCGTACGACCGCTGGAGACTGACCCCGAGCATGTTCATGGAGGCGTCCAGCGCGCCCACGGCCAGCCCGAACGCGCCCAGCGCCACCGCCAGCTCGGCGATGTGCCCGCCCGCCCCGGCGCCGAGCAGCGCCAGCAGCACGACCGGCTGGGACCAGCGCAGCAGCCGGCTGGGGCGGATCCGCTTCACGAGCTGCTCGGTGGTCACACTGCCGGCGCCGGCGAGGATCGGCACCGCGGCCAGGAAGGCCGGCAGCAGCGCGTCGGAGACGCCGTACCGGTCCTGGATGGCCGGGATGCGCGTCACCAGGAGGGCGAAGGTGGCGCCCTGCGCGAAGAAGCTGAACGCCAGCGAGGCCCTGCCGCGCCGCAGCACATCAGTCATGGCGGCGAGCGTAGGGCTCGTGGCTACCTGTGGGTAGATCCAGCCGAAGATGAATTTCCTTCAGCTTTGTCTCTCGTCCGGCGTCGCTTCTCGTCCGGCTTTGCTTCGCGTCCCGTCAGGCGGCGAGGGGCACCTCGGCCAGGTGCGCTTTCCCGTCGGCGGCCTCGACCTCCGCGGCCAGCATCTTCTCCATCGGCTCGACGGCCAGGCCGCCGCTGACGACGAACGCGACCGCCATGAAGCCGATCAGGAAGACGGTGCCCAGCCACAC
This genomic interval from Streptomyces sp. NBC_00557 contains the following:
- a CDS encoding DUF5667 domain-containing protein: MIANVSAHRRANAFAQALEEQSDRDTAAEQAVSPAGSPPTAEEQPEQGELLALAAGLGALPKPQLDPEVKVVQRAQLVAAMEAMLQEGTGADASVPEQRSRGRGAHRATSLGKLRPRSRLTKGLAAGGLSVGVAAGAFGGVAAASSNALPGDSLYGLKRGIEDFKLNYLTDGDDARGQTYLDQASTRLNEARRLLERGRGGHLDHESIGEIRRTLSGMQHDVTEGHRLLHEAYEADPNSLGPIQALSTFSRSHRQAWSALSDKLPVQLGDVKQQVSSVFDAIDQEVAPLQSLLPQPPAQGGDDKQPGSGPSSSGSSGGHRSTAPSSSGSTPSSGRHARTGDPSGTATGSSGEGLLGGDTGGLLEPPKTSTGSSAPSTSKPPATAPDVTLPPLLPGLLPGLGIEGQDAH
- a CDS encoding lysophospholipid acyltransferase family protein, translating into MADAKVIPFDDDRSRGSAVQRPARRRSAGSRRGGLAETGEMGEVQPLPGRGGVREDGPVSREEGPGEPQERPGGAGQGGGLERRVAAGLAFLRRRLTGDYDVDDFGYDAELTDQVLMSLLRPVYEKYFRVDVKGIENIPADGGALIVANHSGTLPLDGLMMQVAVHDHHPADRHLRLLAADLVFVLPVVNELARKLGHTLACAEDAERLLAQGELVGVMPEGFKGIGKPFSERYKLQRFGRGGFVSTALRQGVPIIPCSIVGAEEIYPMIGNAKTLARVLGFPYFPLTPTFPWLGPLGAIPLPTKWTIQFGEPIPTDGYPPEAAEDPMLMFNLTDQVREQIQHTLYKLLVQRRSVFF
- a CDS encoding NAD-dependent epimerase/dehydratase family protein, which gives rise to MGKVVLVTGVARQLGGRFVRRIQRDPEVARVIAVDAVPPAHHLGGADFIQADIRQPGIARVLAETGADTVVHMDVTGTALGSGNRATVKETNVIGTMQLLGACQKSPTVKRLVVKSSTNVYGSAPRDPAVFTETTPPKSLPSGGFAKDAVEVEGYVRGFARRRPDVAVCVLRFANILGPSADTPLASYFALPVLPTVFGYDPRLQFVHEDDVIEVLRIASHEPRRGTLNSGTFNIAGDGVLLLSQCSRRLGRPTVPLLLPAVTWAGSLVRTLGMTDFSPEQIRLLTHGRVVDTVQMRETLGFTPKYTTAETFADFARGQGPGLVPPQALAGAVDRIAALAAKAGGHPQTHSAN
- a CDS encoding 30S ribosomal protein bS22, which produces MGSVIKKRRKRMAKKKHRKLLKRTRVQRRNKK
- a CDS encoding helix-turn-helix domain-containing protein is translated as MAAAGERPLNEVQFLTVAEVASVMRVSKMTVYRLVHSGHLPAIRVGRSFRVPEQAVHEYLRDSYVGVETA
- a CDS encoding phosphatase, with translation MVTGGALRAHLLAVRLAGEVGTSREDSLRSYRLFAARDPRVLIGIDPEGAWGQRNLLELMAEKCGVSADPRHTSGPDVIDPERTLAALDAFAARIGEVARRGGPVLFGTGHPRPLLGFYAGLADALSAAGCDVLTPAQGRCVDILTRFGLRTCALDYARGVGLVRETGGGRPGCEPGVHCHSPLPVRVVLEAAAEGGGPLPELVVGDHGWVCGAGQLGFEAIGLADTDDPALFVGEAEGRVSVVVPVDDGVRSEYYGPLTRYVLKRACLSQ
- a CDS encoding acetoin utilization protein AcuC gives rise to the protein MSGRAQLMWDEAVTGYDFGPDHPMDPVRLALTRKLVGAFGLDREMEVVAAKPAGESTLRLVHREDYIDAVKAASADPAAADGSYGLGTIDDPAFAGMHEVSALIAGQSVGAAEAVWRGDADHAVNFAGGLHHAMPGGASGFCVYNDASLAIARLLELGAERVAYVDVDVHHGDGVQAAFWEDPRVLTISLHEHPRTLFPQTGWPEETGAGAGEGAAVNVALPAGTGDAGWVRAFHAVVPELLADFRPQVLVSQHGADTHFEDPLAHLAVSLDAQRTVQVACHELAHEYAGGKWVALGGGGYAVVDVVPRSWTHLVGIAAGRPIAPETVIPEGWRQEVFARTRQLGPQRMTDGRWPVSWAPWEAGYDPADRVDQAVRATRGAVFPLRGLLP
- a CDS encoding MFS transporter — protein: MTDVLRRGRASLAFSFFAQGATFALLVTRIPAIQDRYGVSDALLPAFLAAVPILAGAGSVTTEQLVKRIRPSRLLRWSQPVVLLALLGAGAGGHIAELAVALGAFGLAVGALDASMNMLGVSLQRSYGRSIMLSFHAAYSLGGILGASLAWVGAHWHLALWVSYLPVVAVLLPAALVGSRWYVDGDPAPVEERGADGGGVVFKLLLPLCLVMTFAYIGDSTVSNWSAKYLKDVLGSSEQLATVPYNVYMVTTLLGRAIGDFGVRRFGAVAVVRLGTLVAAGGFAVVASAPGAWAGMLGFTLVGLGLCVLVPQTFAAAGRHAFDHHGPGASDAAIARLNIFNYVGFLIGSPLVGALGGAWSYRGAMLVPMVLVLVTLVYARSFAAQPDRYGGGHERPRTADVGRGSNGL